In the genome of Apodemus sylvaticus chromosome 2, mApoSyl1.1, whole genome shotgun sequence, one region contains:
- the Crygn gene encoding gamma-crystallin N: MAQRSGKITLYEGKHFTGQKLEVFGDCDNFQDRGFMNRVNSIRVESGAWVCFDHPDFRGQQFILEHGDYPEFFRWNGHNDHMGSCRPVGMHGEHFRIAIFEGCNFTGQCLEFVEDCPFLQSRGWPKSCVNAIKVYGDGAWVLYEEPNYRGRMYVVERGDFRSFSDWEAQSARVQSLRRVLNFF; the protein is encoded by the exons ATGGCGCAACGCTCCGGAAAG ATCACTCTCTACGAGGGCAAGCACTTCACAGGGCAGAAGCTCGAGGTGTTTGGGGACTGTGACAACTTCCAGGACCGAGGCTTTATGAACCGAGTGAACTCCATCCGCGTGGAGAGTGGCGCCTGGGTCTGCTTTGACCACCCTGACTTCCGCGGCCAGCAGTTCATCCTGGAGCATGGCGACTACCCTGAATTCTTCCGCTGGAATGGCCACAATGACCACATGGGCTCCTGTCGGCCCGTGGGCATG CATGGAGAGCACTTCCGCATAGCCATCTTCGAGGGTTGCAACTTCACAGGCCAGTGCCTGGAGTTCGTGGAGGATTGTCCCTTCCTGCAGAGCCGGGGCTGGCCCAAGAGCTGTGTCAACGCCATCAAGGTGTATGGGGACGGAGC GTGGGTCCTCTATGAGGAGCCCAACTACCGCGGCCGCATGTACGTGGTGGAGAGAGGCGACTTCCGCAGCTTCTCCGACTGGGAGGCGCAAAGCGCACGCGTGCAGTCGCTCCGCCGGGTGCTCAACTTCTTCTAG